The proteins below are encoded in one region of Clostridium pasteurianum DSM 525 = ATCC 6013:
- the galT gene encoding UDP-glucose--hexose-1-phosphate uridylyltransferase gives MDIYETIQNLINREIELKLIEKEDEIYVRNKVIDLLEINDFVIKESIKAEEYSIPDLLEKLIDYAVKNNIIEDVFYEKEILSSKIMDCFMSKPSTVNKIFYDKYEDSPETATNYFFELSKNNNYIQTKQIAKNITYKAPTEYGDLDITINLSKPEKNPKDIAREKLVKSTNYPKCLLCVENEGYAGKAGHPARSNHRIIRMNLEGEQWNFQYSPYAYYNEHCIVLASEHRDMKIDKNTFSRLLQFVEKFPHYFVGSNADLPIVGGSILSHDHYQGGRYEFAMAKAEEEYEFKLEQFKDVSFGIVKWPMSVIRIKAENTSSIIDAADYILNSWREYSDPKVDIYAYTDKTPHNTVTPIARKRRGVFELDIVLRNNRTSKEHPLGIFHPHEDVQHIKKENIGLIEVMGLAVLPARLKTELKEVEKYILDVDNNIAAPHKPWADLLKDKYKGKIDKDNAEEIVRKETAAKFLRVLEDAGVFKRNVEGFEAFKRFVYSIS, from the coding sequence ATGGACATATATGAAACTATTCAAAATTTAATAAACAGAGAAATAGAACTTAAGCTTATTGAAAAAGAAGATGAGATATATGTTAGAAATAAAGTTATTGATCTTTTGGAAATAAATGACTTTGTGATAAAAGAATCTATAAAGGCAGAAGAGTATTCTATACCAGATCTTCTTGAAAAACTTATAGATTATGCCGTAAAGAATAATATAATTGAAGATGTATTTTATGAAAAAGAAATACTATCAAGTAAAATAATGGACTGCTTTATGTCTAAACCTTCTACTGTAAATAAGATTTTCTATGATAAATATGAAGACAGCCCAGAGACTGCTACAAATTATTTCTTTGAATTAAGTAAGAACAATAATTATATACAGACAAAGCAGATTGCAAAGAACATAACCTATAAGGCTCCTACTGAATATGGAGATTTGGATATAACTATAAATCTATCCAAGCCCGAAAAAAATCCAAAAGATATAGCCAGAGAAAAGCTTGTTAAGAGTACCAATTATCCTAAATGTTTACTTTGCGTTGAAAATGAAGGTTATGCAGGCAAGGCAGGACATCCTGCTAGAAGCAATCATCGTATAATTCGTATGAATTTAGAGGGAGAACAGTGGAATTTTCAATATTCACCTTATGCTTATTATAATGAACACTGTATTGTGCTGGCAAGTGAACATAGGGACATGAAAATTGATAAAAACACCTTCTCAAGACTGCTTCAATTTGTAGAAAAATTTCCACACTATTTTGTAGGATCCAATGCAGATTTGCCTATTGTTGGAGGGTCAATTTTATCCCATGATCACTATCAGGGTGGAAGATATGAATTTGCCATGGCAAAGGCAGAAGAGGAGTATGAATTTAAACTGGAGCAGTTTAAAGATGTAAGCTTTGGTATTGTAAAATGGCCTATGTCTGTAATTAGAATAAAGGCTGAAAATACATCCTCTATAATTGATGCAGCAGATTATATACTGAATTCTTGGAGAGAATACAGCGATCCAAAAGTAGATATTTATGCTTATACAGATAAAACACCTCATAATACAGTAACCCCCATTGCAAGAAAGAGAAGAGGTGTATTTGAATTGGATATAGTTCTGAGAAATAATCGTACCAGTAAAGAACATCCTCTAGGTATTTTTCATCCTCATGAAGATGTACAGCATATTAAAAAGGAGAATATTGGACTTATTGAGGTTATGGGACTGGCAGTACTGCCTGCAAGACTTAAGACGGAATTAAAGGAAGTTGAGAAATATATTTTAGACGTAGATAATAATATAGCAGCACCGCATAAACCTTGGGCAGACTTACTTAAAGATAAGTATAAAGGTAAAATAGATAAAGACAATGCAGAAGAAATTGTGAGAAAAGAAACTGCTGCTAAGTTCTTAAGGGTACTGGAAGATGCTGGGGTATTTAAACGCAATGTGGAAGGCTTTGAGGCCTTTAAAAGATTTGTATACAGTATTTCTTAA
- a CDS encoding glycoside-pentoside-hexuronide (GPH):cation symporter, producing MKQKISYALGAFGHDIYYGTLSTYFMIFVTKSMFEGAPKATQAKMIALVTTLVVGIRLVEIVFDPIIGGIIDNTKTKWGKFRPWLCVGGTISAICLVMLFTNFFGLATSNETLFTIVFIFVFIILDSTYSFKDIAFWSMIPALTEDSRERGKIATIARFASSLGSNGTTLAVVPIVSFFTLVFTGHSGQAASGWFAFGVIAAVIYGVTSWIAALGTKENNSILRQQKEKISVKDTFNALAKNDQLMWVSLSYLLFAIGYIATTAVLMLYFQYVIGNIAAFSIVGVVSSICGIISVPLFPVVTKFISRKYIYTLGIVAMLISYLLFSTASSNLVLVIIGLVFFYFPYQLIFLSVLMTISDSIEYGQWKNGVRNEAVTLSLRPLLDKIAGALSNGIVGFISVACGMMGNAQASDITAQGISTFKLYSFYLPGALMIVSAVIFLFKIKLTEKRHAEIVKDLEVALEKTTNLS from the coding sequence ATGAAACAAAAAATTTCATATGCACTAGGTGCATTTGGACATGATATTTATTATGGAACATTATCCACATACTTCATGATTTTCGTTACAAAATCTATGTTTGAAGGAGCTCCAAAGGCCACTCAAGCTAAAATGATAGCTTTAGTTACTACATTAGTAGTAGGTATTCGACTAGTTGAAATTGTCTTTGACCCAATTATTGGTGGTATTATCGATAACACTAAAACTAAATGGGGAAAATTCCGTCCATGGCTTTGTGTTGGTGGGACAATCAGTGCAATTTGCCTAGTAATGCTATTTACTAATTTCTTTGGATTAGCTACAAGTAATGAAACTTTATTTACAATTGTATTTATTTTTGTATTTATCATTTTAGACTCTACGTATTCATTTAAAGATATAGCATTTTGGTCAATGATTCCCGCACTTACTGAAGATTCAAGAGAACGTGGAAAAATAGCAACAATCGCTCGTTTCGCTTCATCATTAGGATCAAATGGAACAACATTAGCAGTGGTTCCTATAGTTTCATTCTTCACTTTAGTGTTTACAGGTCACTCAGGGCAAGCAGCTAGCGGATGGTTTGCTTTTGGCGTAATAGCCGCAGTAATCTACGGTGTTACAAGTTGGATTGCCGCTCTTGGCACAAAAGAAAATAATAGTATTTTACGTCAACAAAAAGAAAAAATTTCAGTTAAAGATACCTTTAATGCGCTTGCTAAAAATGACCAATTAATGTGGGTGTCATTATCATACCTCTTGTTTGCTATTGGCTATATAGCTACAACAGCTGTATTAATGCTTTACTTCCAATACGTAATCGGTAATATTGCAGCTTTCTCCATTGTAGGTGTGGTATCTTCAATTTGTGGTATTATATCTGTTCCACTATTTCCAGTTGTTACTAAATTTATTTCAAGAAAATACATCTATACACTTGGTATTGTGGCAATGTTAATTTCCTATTTATTATTTAGCACAGCATCATCAAATTTAGTATTAGTTATTATCGGCCTAGTATTCTTCTATTTTCCATATCAATTAATTTTCTTATCAGTGTTGATGACAATCAGTGACTCAATAGAATACGGGCAATGGAAAAATGGAGTTCGCAACGAAGCAGTAACTTTATCTCTTCGTCCATTGTTAGATAAAATTGCAGGTGCTTTATCAAATGGTATTGTAGGTTTCATATCGGTAGCATGTGGTATGATGGGAAATGCACAGGCAAGTGATATAACAGCTCAAGGTATTTCAACATTTAAACTATATTCTTTTTACTTACCAGGAGCGTTAATGATTGTCTCAGCTGTTATCTTCTTATTTAAAATTAAATTAACAGAGAAGAGACACGCTGAAATAGTAAAAGATTTAGAGGTGGCATTAGAAAAAACAACTAATTTGTCGTAG
- a CDS encoding MurR/RpiR family transcriptional regulator, whose protein sequence is MYNDINLTDLENNILNRINYYINENKRVNIETIAKDCFVSKGTIVKLAKKLGFSGYSEMFYVTLASRKNSLSVDFSNMNGIFKDNSSENYVNELCNLLWCYRDSKIYLDSLGICDSARDYYLQKLLIFGFNAFNSYHFEAFHVPNPGLYLFFSYSGNNSTIIDKVKVAINNGFHVIALTANENSLLKNLANYTVVVSGNRSERENYQPNLFTANLIILFELVLSEYSKKYLKMEENIDCKK, encoded by the coding sequence ATGTATAACGATATAAATCTCACAGATCTAGAGAATAATATTTTAAATAGAATTAATTATTACATAAATGAAAATAAAAGAGTAAATATAGAAACCATAGCAAAGGATTGTTTTGTTTCCAAGGGAACCATTGTAAAACTGGCAAAAAAATTGGGCTTTAGCGGATATAGTGAGATGTTTTATGTAACTTTAGCATCAAGGAAAAATTCACTTTCTGTTGATTTTTCTAACATGAATGGAATCTTTAAAGATAATTCCTCAGAGAATTATGTTAATGAGCTCTGTAATTTGCTTTGGTGTTATCGTGATTCAAAAATATACTTAGATTCTCTTGGAATATGTGATAGTGCACGAGATTACTATTTACAGAAGTTGCTTATCTTTGGATTTAATGCTTTCAACAGCTATCATTTTGAAGCATTTCATGTGCCAAACCCAGGATTATATTTATTTTTTTCTTATTCTGGAAATAATTCAACTATTATAGATAAGGTTAAAGTTGCTATTAACAATGGTTTTCATGTTATTGCTCTAACAGCCAATGAAAATTCACTGCTTAAAAATTTAGCCAATTATACTGTTGTGGTGTCTGGAAACAGATCAGAAAGAGAGAACTATCAGCCCAACTTATTTACAGCCAATTTAATTATCCTATTTGAACTGGTTTTAAGTGAGTATTCCAAAAAATACTTGAAAATGGAAGAGAATATTGATTGTAAGAAATGA
- a CDS encoding beta-glucoside-specific PTS transporter subunit IIABC — MKYENLAKDIIKNVGGKENINDLFHCITRLRFKLKDESKANTEVLKDMDGVVTVVKSSGQYQVVIGNNVADVFDAIIKVSGLQTNSEEEPAEKSGIFNKFIDVVSGIFAPILGMLCASGIIKGFTSLLAALNIIENTSGTYYILYGIGDALFYFFPIVLGYTSAKKFKLNEFVGMLIGAVLIYPSIVNLTAGKPLYTIFNGTVIESPVYITFLGIPVILMSYSSSVIPIILSTYVGSKIEKIFKKIIPDVVKSFIVPVCTLLIIVPLTFIVIGPVATWAGKLIGAGTLAIYNLSPIIEGLVLGATWQLFVIFGVHWGLLSILFNNLSVIKYDAVIAPFFAASFAQIGVVLAIILRTKNVKLKSLAIPAFISGLFGITEPAIYGVTLPRKKPFIISCVGAGLGGAIMGFMGSKAYMLPVGILGIPSYIGPKGFNRDFYGAIIAIIISFVSSFLIMLILGVVNENNEEKAAKISSTDKENLLSKQQIINSPLKGEIKSLSEVKDEAFSKGILGKGIAIEPTEGKVVSPVDGVVTTLFPTGHAIGITSNNGVEILIHVGMDTVQLEGKYFSPKIKQGDTVKSGEELLEFDIKAIEREGYSIVTPVIITNSNDYLDVIETGKDNVNYKEDLLTVMI, encoded by the coding sequence ATGAAATATGAAAATTTAGCTAAAGATATTATTAAAAATGTAGGTGGAAAAGAAAATATAAATGATTTATTTCATTGTATTACACGTCTGCGTTTTAAATTAAAAGATGAGAGTAAAGCCAATACTGAAGTGTTAAAAGACATGGATGGTGTTGTGACAGTAGTTAAAAGCAGTGGCCAATATCAGGTAGTTATTGGAAACAACGTAGCAGACGTGTTTGATGCTATTATTAAAGTCAGCGGCCTTCAAACAAATTCAGAGGAAGAACCTGCTGAAAAATCAGGAATATTTAATAAATTTATTGATGTGGTTTCAGGAATATTTGCACCAATTCTTGGAATGCTCTGTGCATCAGGTATTATCAAAGGCTTTACCTCCCTTCTTGCAGCTTTAAATATAATTGAAAATACCTCTGGAACTTATTATATTTTGTATGGAATAGGTGATGCTCTATTTTACTTTTTCCCAATTGTATTAGGATATACCTCTGCAAAAAAATTCAAACTCAATGAATTTGTTGGTATGCTTATAGGTGCAGTTCTTATATATCCTTCTATAGTAAATTTGACAGCAGGCAAACCGCTGTACACTATATTTAATGGTACTGTAATTGAATCCCCTGTATATATAACTTTTCTAGGAATTCCTGTTATACTTATGAGTTATTCCTCAAGTGTTATACCCATTATATTGTCAACTTATGTAGGATCTAAAATAGAAAAAATATTTAAGAAAATAATTCCAGACGTGGTTAAATCTTTTATAGTTCCAGTTTGTACTCTATTAATTATAGTTCCTTTAACTTTTATAGTTATTGGTCCAGTGGCAACCTGGGCTGGAAAACTAATTGGTGCTGGAACCTTGGCCATATATAACTTGAGTCCAATTATTGAAGGATTGGTTTTAGGGGCTACCTGGCAGCTATTTGTAATATTCGGAGTACATTGGGGATTACTGTCAATATTATTTAACAATTTATCAGTAATCAAGTATGATGCAGTTATAGCTCCATTCTTTGCAGCTTCCTTTGCACAAATAGGTGTTGTACTGGCAATTATTCTTAGAACAAAAAATGTGAAACTGAAATCCTTAGCAATACCTGCATTTATTTCAGGACTTTTTGGTATTACTGAGCCAGCTATTTATGGTGTTACTTTACCACGTAAAAAACCCTTTATTATAAGCTGTGTAGGTGCTGGTCTAGGTGGTGCTATAATGGGCTTCATGGGAAGCAAAGCTTATATGCTTCCTGTGGGAATCCTTGGAATACCAAGCTATATCGGCCCCAAAGGATTTAACAGAGATTTTTATGGAGCTATTATAGCTATTATAATAAGTTTTGTATCAAGTTTCTTAATAATGCTTATTTTAGGAGTCGTCAACGAAAATAATGAAGAAAAGGCAGCTAAGATAAGTAGTACAGATAAAGAAAATTTGTTATCAAAACAACAGATAATAAACAGCCCCTTAAAAGGTGAAATTAAATCTCTTTCAGAAGTTAAAGATGAAGCTTTTTCAAAGGGTATTTTAGGAAAAGGTATTGCTATAGAACCAACAGAAGGTAAAGTAGTTTCCCCTGTAGATGGAGTTGTAACCACCTTGTTTCCTACTGGTCATGCCATAGGAATAACAAGTAATAATGGAGTAGAAATACTTATTCACGTAGGTATGGATACTGTTCAACTGGAAGGTAAATATTTTAGTCCTAAAATAAAACAAGGAGATACTGTAAAATCAGGTGAAGAATTATTGGAATTTGACATAAAAGCTATAGAAAGAGAGGGATACTCCATTGTAACTCCAGTGATAATAACAAATTCCAATGACTACCTGGATGTCATTGAAACAGGAAAAGACAATGTAAATTATAAAGAGGATCTATTGACGGTAATGATATAA
- a CDS encoding LacI family DNA-binding transcriptional regulator: MATIRDIAEKAGVSISTVSRVLNYDETLSVSDNTKKKVFEIAEKLSYEKRSNRNSATTKVALVHWYTREEELDDLYYMSIRMGIEKHCKHNNLGIVEFFQNNSDKLSRENIQGIIAVGKFSKSEVNMFKGITKNIVFVDYSPDEDNFDAVVVNFENVTKKVIDYFIKKGHENIGYIGGRESFKDDRNIIEDCRETTFRSYLNDKKMLKEENIYIGRFSVDDGYTLMKKAIAEKGDNLPTAIFVGSDSMALGCLKALGEAGISVPERVNIIGVNDISISSYFSPSLSTIKIYTELMGQTAVDLLMERFDGRTISKKIVMATKLKIRQSSF, translated from the coding sequence ATGGCTACTATCAGAGATATAGCAGAAAAAGCAGGAGTGTCTATTTCTACAGTATCCAGAGTATTAAATTATGATGAGACTTTATCTGTAAGTGATAATACTAAAAAGAAAGTTTTTGAGATAGCAGAAAAACTTTCCTATGAGAAACGTTCAAATCGTAATTCAGCTACTACAAAGGTGGCTTTAGTACATTGGTATACAAGAGAAGAGGAATTAGATGATCTATACTATATGTCTATTCGAATGGGTATAGAAAAGCACTGTAAACATAACAATTTGGGTATAGTGGAGTTCTTTCAGAATAATTCAGATAAATTAAGTAGGGAAAATATTCAAGGGATTATTGCAGTAGGTAAATTTAGTAAAAGTGAAGTAAACATGTTTAAGGGAATAACAAAGAATATTGTATTTGTAGATTATTCACCGGATGAAGATAATTTTGATGCTGTAGTAGTTAATTTTGAAAATGTAACAAAAAAAGTTATTGATTATTTTATAAAAAAGGGACATGAAAATATTGGATACATTGGTGGAAGAGAAAGTTTTAAAGATGACAGAAATATCATTGAGGACTGCAGAGAGACAACTTTCAGATCTTATTTAAATGATAAGAAAATGCTTAAAGAAGAAAATATATATATAGGTAGATTTTCAGTAGATGATGGGTATACACTGATGAAAAAAGCTATTGCTGAAAAGGGGGATAATTTGCCTACAGCTATCTTTGTTGGAAGTGATTCCATGGCTCTTGGATGTTTAAAGGCTCTAGGAGAAGCAGGTATTTCTGTACCTGAAAGGGTAAATATAATAGGAGTAAACGATATCAGTATTTCTAGTTATTTTTCACCTTCCCTAAGCACTATAAAAATATACACAGAGCTTATGGGGCAGACTGCAGTAGATTTGTTAATGGAAAGATTTGATGGAAGAACTATAAGTAAAAAGATAGTAATGGCTACTAAATTAAAAATAAGACAGAGCAGCTTTTAG
- a CDS encoding galactokinase gives MEINNLKEKFTEIYGVENEFSFLSPGRINLIGEHIDYNGGLVFPCALDFGTYALVKVRDDNQLNFASTNFDLKVSCDLDNLVYKEEDDWANYPKGVIKIMLDKNYKAKGMDILISGNIPNGAGLSSSASLEVLIGVIVNNLFNEGKIDRVELVKIAQQAENEFVGVNCGVMDQFAVGMGKKDKAILLDCNSLSYKYADVKLLDYDIVIMNTNKRRALNESKYNERRTECEEALKIIQKEKQVDNLCKLTPVEFDKLEYLFKDEKIKNRAKHSVYENDRVISAFDSLNKGQLEEFGRLLIESHDSLKNLYEVTGKELDTLVEEALKVEGCIGARMTGAGFGGCAIALVKKDKIEEFTEKVKKTYAGRIGYEPSFYFSGIGEGTHQIFETNKVSLEKTV, from the coding sequence ATGGAAATAAATAATTTAAAGGAAAAATTTACAGAGATATATGGAGTAGAAAATGAATTTAGTTTTCTTTCACCAGGCAGAATTAATCTTATAGGAGAGCATATAGATTATAATGGAGGACTTGTATTTCCATGTGCTTTAGATTTTGGAACTTATGCTCTTGTGAAAGTAAGAGATGATAACCAATTGAATTTTGCATCTACTAATTTTGATTTAAAGGTTAGCTGTGATTTAGATAATTTAGTATACAAAGAGGAAGATGATTGGGCAAATTACCCTAAAGGTGTTATTAAAATAATGCTTGACAAGAATTATAAGGCAAAGGGAATGGATATACTTATAAGTGGTAATATACCTAATGGGGCAGGACTTTCTTCGTCAGCATCTTTAGAAGTCTTAATTGGTGTAATTGTAAATAATCTATTTAATGAAGGAAAAATAGACAGAGTTGAATTGGTAAAAATAGCACAACAGGCTGAAAATGAATTTGTTGGAGTCAACTGCGGTGTAATGGACCAATTTGCAGTGGGAATGGGCAAAAAGGATAAAGCCATTCTTTTAGATTGCAATAGTCTTAGCTATAAATATGCAGATGTAAAACTATTAGATTATGATATAGTAATAATGAATACTAATAAGAGAAGGGCGTTAAATGAATCCAAATATAACGAAAGAAGAACCGAATGTGAAGAGGCACTAAAGATTATACAAAAGGAAAAACAGGTAGATAATTTATGTAAGCTGACACCAGTAGAATTTGATAAATTAGAATATCTGTTTAAGGATGAAAAAATTAAAAACAGGGCAAAACATTCAGTATATGAGAATGATAGAGTTATAAGTGCTTTTGACAGTCTCAATAAAGGTCAATTAGAGGAGTTTGGAAGACTTTTAATAGAATCCCATGATTCATTGAAAAATCTATATGAAGTTACAGGTAAAGAGTTGGATACTTTGGTGGAAGAAGCATTAAAAGTTGAAGGATGTATTGGAGCTAGAATGACTGGTGCTGGTTTTGGAGGTTGTGCTATAGCACTTGTTAAAAAGGACAAGATAGAGGAATTTACAGAAAAAGTTAAGAAGACCTATGCAGGTAGAATAGGTTATGAACCAAGCTTTTATTTCAGTGGAATAGGGGAAGGAACCCATCAGATCTTTGAAACAAATAAGGTGTCATTAGAAAAAACAGTATAA
- the licT gene encoding BglG family transcription antiterminator LicT, with protein MIIKKIFNNNAIVAKDSDKHEYVIMGCGIAFKKNAGEKVDENLIEKTFILKQKDASEKFKLLLEDIPSEHVSLCYDIIEYAKNILKVEFNDYIYITLTDHISNAIKLFDSGIDNPNALIWEIKKFYPKEFQIGLKALQFIKDELDKELPEDEAANIALHLINVQGNISNDKTGNVSKHTKMIKDILNIVKYTYNITLDEKSINYERFVTHLRFFFQRLGQKKDTALEDDFLLNHIKTKYSKAYNCMLKIEKYLETKLSNEEQLYLTVHIQRVTQRN; from the coding sequence ATGATAATAAAAAAGATATTTAACAATAATGCTATAGTTGCTAAAGATTCAGATAAACATGAATATGTAATTATGGGCTGCGGAATTGCCTTTAAAAAAAATGCGGGAGAAAAAGTAGATGAAAATCTAATAGAAAAAACTTTTATTCTTAAACAAAAGGATGCTTCTGAAAAGTTTAAACTCCTATTAGAAGACATCCCCTCAGAACATGTCTCTCTATGTTACGATATTATTGAATATGCAAAAAATATATTAAAAGTTGAATTTAATGATTACATATATATTACTCTTACGGATCATATCAGCAATGCAATAAAATTATTTGACAGTGGAATAGATAATCCAAATGCACTAATTTGGGAAATAAAAAAATTCTATCCTAAGGAATTTCAAATAGGATTAAAAGCATTGCAATTCATTAAAGATGAACTTGATAAAGAACTTCCGGAAGATGAAGCTGCCAATATTGCACTTCACTTAATAAACGTACAGGGTAATATATCAAATGACAAAACAGGTAATGTTTCAAAACATACAAAAATGATTAAAGACATTTTAAACATAGTTAAATACACTTACAACATTACTCTAGATGAAAAATCCATTAATTATGAAAGATTTGTCACTCATTTAAGATTTTTTTTTCAAAGGCTGGGCCAAAAGAAAGATACAGCTTTAGAGGATGACTTTTTATTAAACCATATTAAAACAAAATATAGTAAAGCTTATAACTGTATGCTGAAAATAGAAAAATATTTGGAAACAAAATTATCCAATGAAGAGCAGCTGTATTTGACTGTTCATATTCAGAGGGTAACTCAAAGAAATTAA
- a CDS encoding 6-phospho-alpha-glucosidase — protein sequence MKRYSICIVGGGSRYTPDMLAMLCNHQERFPLKKIVLYDNERERQEIVGKYSEILFKEYYPELEEIIYTTDPKEAFTDIDFALMQIRAGRMKMREKDEKISIKHGCLGQETCGAGGFAYGMRSVPAVIDIIKLIRQYSPECWILNYSNPAAIVAEATKRVFPDDYRIINICDMPIAIMDMYASVLGMKRRDLEPKYFGLNHFGWFTHILDKKTGADYLPKLREILKKPVDVQTEPLFQEPSWKATFHFMSKMINDYDEYLPNTYLQYYLYPRKMFEKEDPNYTRANEVMDGNEKETYEKMEKIISLGKIRGTEFELTSDVGCHAEYIVDLATALANNTKEIFLTIAENKGAIENLDPEVMVEVPCRIGSNGVETLTVGPIKTFYKGLIENQYAYEKLTVDACLEGSYIKALQALVLNRTVVNTDVAKPLLDDLIEANKEYWNELK from the coding sequence ATGAAAAGATATTCAATTTGTATTGTAGGTGGAGGAAGTCGTTATACACCAGATATGTTAGCTATGTTATGTAATCACCAGGAAAGATTTCCACTTAAAAAGATTGTGTTATACGATAATGAAAGGGAACGTCAAGAAATTGTTGGAAAGTATTCAGAGATTTTATTTAAAGAATACTATCCTGAATTAGAAGAAATTATCTATACAACTGATCCTAAGGAAGCATTTACAGACATTGATTTTGCACTGATGCAGATTCGTGCAGGAAGAATGAAGATGCGTGAAAAAGATGAAAAAATATCCATAAAGCATGGATGCCTTGGTCAGGAAACCTGTGGTGCAGGCGGATTTGCCTATGGAATGAGAAGTGTTCCAGCTGTAATAGATATAATAAAATTAATTCGTCAGTATTCGCCAGAGTGTTGGATATTAAACTATTCGAATCCAGCTGCCATCGTAGCAGAGGCAACTAAAAGAGTATTTCCAGATGACTATAGAATTATAAATATCTGTGATATGCCAATTGCTATTATGGATATGTATGCCAGTGTACTTGGAATGAAGAGAAGAGATCTTGAACCTAAATACTTTGGATTAAATCACTTCGGTTGGTTTACTCATATTCTTGACAAAAAAACAGGAGCAGATTATCTTCCAAAATTAAGAGAAATTTTGAAAAAGCCTGTAGATGTTCAAACAGAACCACTTTTCCAGGAACCTTCATGGAAGGCAACTTTCCATTTTATGAGTAAGATGATCAATGATTATGATGAATACCTTCCTAACACTTATCTTCAATATTATTTATATCCAAGAAAAATGTTTGAAAAAGAGGATCCAAATTATACAAGAGCTAATGAAGTTATGGACGGAAATGAAAAGGAAACCTATGAGAAAATGGAGAAAATTATTTCCTTAGGAAAGATACGTGGAACTGAATTTGAGCTTACCAGTGATGTAGGATGTCATGCAGAATATATAGTAGATTTGGCTACTGCTTTAGCAAATAATACAAAGGAAATATTTTTAACTATAGCTGAAAATAAGGGAGCCATTGAAAATCTTGACCCTGAAGTTATGGTAGAGGTACCTTGTCGTATAGGAAGCAATGGAGTTGAAACTTTGACAGTAGGACCTATAAAAACTTTCTATAAAGGACTTATAGAAAATCAATATGCTTACGAAAAACTTACAGTTGATGCTTGCCTTGAAGGAAGTTATATAAAGGCATTACAGGCTCTTGTATTAAATCGTACAGTTGTAAATACTGATGTAGCAAAACCATTACTTGATGATTTGATAGAGGCAAATAAAGAATACTGGAATGAGTTGAAATAG
- a CDS encoding helix-turn-helix transcriptional regulator, whose translation MISLLIIGNSQWDLQKFENLTKNSTNSNIKLIDLNEIQHNINILLESNNPSDIKEYINNIFKSYMSILDSINVRILCLSIILIIISSLKEKNKNFNISLYNDELFGKSLFDLETSENNCNLIDNLLSFIDQYFLNKTDNKCSMIGNQIKKFIEENYLNNITVNIIADKFNYSPNYISYIFKNIFQKNISDYIMELKILKSKEMLMDINNKIYDISQRLGFSSTSYFCNVFKKYTSLTPKEYRLKQVLNSGGDSFNPSEF comes from the coding sequence ATGATTAGCCTATTAATTATAGGTAACTCTCAGTGGGATCTACAAAAATTCGAAAACTTAACTAAAAATTCTACCAATTCAAACATAAAGCTAATTGATTTAAATGAAATTCAGCACAATATAAATATATTACTTGAATCTAATAATCCTTCGGACATAAAAGAGTACATTAATAATATATTTAAATCCTATATGTCCATTTTAGACAGTATAAATGTACGAATCTTGTGCTTGTCTATAATTCTAATTATAATATCTTCACTAAAAGAAAAAAATAAAAATTTCAATATTTCACTATATAATGATGAATTATTTGGCAAATCACTATTTGATCTTGAAACATCAGAAAATAACTGTAATTTAATAGATAATTTACTTAGTTTTATTGATCAATATTTTTTAAATAAAACTGATAATAAATGTTCCATGATTGGTAATCAAATAAAAAAATTCATTGAAGAAAATTATTTAAATAATATAACTGTGAACATAATTGCAGATAAATTTAATTATAGTCCTAATTATATCAGTTATATATTTAAAAATATTTTTCAAAAAAACATCTCCGATTATATAATGGAGCTAAAAATATTGAAGTCAAAAGAAATGCTTATGGATATAAACAATAAAATATACGATATATCTCAAAGATTAGGCTTTAGCAGTACTTCTTATTTTTGCAATGTATTTAAAAAATATACTTCTCTTACTCCTAAGGAGTATAGATTGAAACAAGTTCTTAATTCAGGTGGGGATTCTTTTAACCCATCTGAATTTTAG